Below is a genomic region from Sander vitreus isolate 19-12246 chromosome 15, sanVit1, whole genome shotgun sequence.
gctggactacaatagagctgtttggagcagtttgtgaacagtgttttctgttggagatggtaagtccctttggagtagactttgggctttttcactttgtaaacctataaacgtgcacaaaaaaaaagatatataacacaataaaggaaaggggaaaagccaaaaagcataatatgagcactttaagagacAATCGACTAAACTGAAATGAATAAACTTTAACTCAGTGACTTCAGACAATGCTAACTTACAACAATTAATACCTGGTTGCATGTGTAACTAAATTAACATTCAGGATGTAAATATTAACAActcaaacagaaaatacatactACCTGTGAGGAAGATTGATATTTGGTTAGGCGTTACATTTAAGATTTGAAGAACTGAAAACACTGGACTAAAAATAGCAGCTGACTTGAGAAGTACTTTTATACATTAGAGCTATTTACACAATACAATCCAGCTCCTGTATTGCATGCAAAATATGGACAGCATCTTTCCTAACAGACAAAAACTTTGCTTAACATCTACGATCCAGATCACAAATGTTAACATCTTTGCACACTGATACCAAAACAGGTGAGGTAAATAAGACTTCAGCGATCCATCCCATTGTCATCTGACTGCTGCCCGCGGAAACATGTAACCCTCATACGCTCACAGAAGTCCAGTTCTTCCTGTTGGAAACAAAAATGTGACTTTCAAAGATGTTCCTGGACAAGAATAAAGCCTTGTCCTAGACAATGGATTTAAAAAACTGACATCTTCATTTGCCTAAAAGTTAAATTGTATAATGGAAAAGTATTGACGTGTCGGCTTCTAGTTGGCACTTGAAAATGCATTTAGTCAGAATTTGGTTGCTTTTTGTTTAGACTTACTATTTCATTAATATTGTACACATTTCCACAACACTACATTTTGCCATCATGCAGTCATAGCTTTGTACATGAGAAAAGACAACCATCTTATAAACATCTCTGcttgcttttaaaaataaagactaaaaaactattttaggTCTACATTCACACAATACTTGAACCAAGGTTTACCATCTTTTACCATCAGGCTTAAAGACATAGGCATTACCTGgctctcttcttttccttggAGCTCTTTGGATAGCTGTCTGAGTAACTCCTCCAAACCCAAAGCAGGATTCCTGCAGTCTTTGAGACCCTGTGGACAGTCTTCCACCAGACTAGACAGGACATCAGAAACAAAAAAGAGTTCAACTACTACTGAACCATGaattaatgtcaacttgtggATGTTGGAGACAGCAAGGTTGAAATTAAGAGAAGAGGTTTCTTACCAGCAAAGGGCGCCAAGCACATGCTCATGGAAATCTGAGTGTGGTGTGCGAAGAACAGATACCAGCTGCTGTACCATACCCATGGAGACAACTGTGTCTGCAGGAAGAAGGAAAAATATGTAGATAATATATCTGACCCAAAatagtagtagtactagtaaTAGTAGAAGTACTTCCCAGTCAAAACTGCAAGCCCATCAGTCATCAATTTATTAGACCCGAGCAGTGGAAAAATAAAATCGATAACACAACAACAGTAGTTAAAAACATACTGATCGCTTTATGTTTGGAACACACCTGTAGCAACACACCAGCCCCTACTGTTGGATCAGGGCTTGAGCATGAGCTGGTAGGGGTGCCTGGAGGTCTGGAGTTGGGAACTCAGGTTCtaggctattattattattatcatcatcattagcAAGcttctttttgtaaaataattagTGAACTGTtcgtcataaaaaaaaatttaatttgtgaATATCTGCTCTTTTAATTTACAGAATATGATTTTACAGGGCAAACATTGCCAGATTTTCAGACAAAGGCTGTGatggcaaaaaataaaaaataatcccaAGCTTAGTTAAACGCACTGTCCTGTTTCGATTCCTCTCTCATTCGTACCTTTCGTTTCAGGATGTGACATGAGCAGGTTGAGCAGAAGGAATGCAGACTTAGTTTGGAGCTTCTCGTTGTCTGACTGCATGCCTCGCATCAGCATTGAGAAGCCATCATGGGACAAGAATGCCTGCAGTCCTGCCTCCTGCTCTCGAACCAGACCTAAAGTCACAACAGGATACAGTTACAGTCTGTTCTGAGGTGAACTGTATCCTGAACGTCAAATCTAGTCTCAAGTTTTTACACTCTTTCATTGCTGTCAAAAAACCAATTCATGCTTCTGATCAAACCACTAGTCAGTAACATTAATAGCCAGTTTCAAGTAAACCGTATTCAACATTGAGCGAGTTTCGTACTTAATTTTTGCAGCTCTGTCTTAGATACTTACACGACACAGCATAAAGGGCTTTCACTCTGACGGTGGGGTGGGGgtctgagtctgtcagctgcAGCAGTTTTGGCAGTGCCCCGATGCTAAACAAGTGGACCTGCACCTGCGACATGTTCTGGGCACAGGTAGCGATAAGATGGGCAGCACGCCACCTCAGTCCACTTTGGGCATGACACAGATACTGGGAGAGGCACAATTCCAGTCCACCAAGAGTCATTAGGTCTGTGAAGCACAGGAATAGAGGACAAAGTCAGGATAAGGCCAAcatatagtatttttttttttcataacctCTAGTCAGCTAGTGGTTCTAAGTCCATGCTAACAACGAAAACATCAACTATAATACTGTTTATAACAAACCTCTAGCATTGTCCAGGTTCTCACACAACTCTGACAGCAATTCAAAGGCTGATTCCCGCtcatcttcatcctcttcatccctctcctcctctccttctctctcccgtTCGCTCCTTCCCTCTTTGCGTAAGACGGCCAAGCAGTGCTTTATCTGCTCCACTTCATCCATCGGGCCTTTACAGACTTCTGCAAGAGCATCTCCCAGCCACGTCTTCCTCTGTAACAAATAAAGAGTACAAGAATGTTGCTTACCTTTGATGCAAGTTAGAGGTCTTCATGGGTCCAAATTAAAACCAGACCTCCCTAAGATGGACTGTCCTTTAAAAacatctcaaaacacacacaaaaatccgAAGTACCTGGACTGAGCCCAAATTGACTTGAAAAGGGGTTATCATTTCAGAAGAACCCATGGGGCACTGGGATAAATTGTTTTGGTTCTGATAGAGGCCTTATGAGAAACAATGGATAAACACATATGACCTTGTGATGGAACAATGCCTGCAAATAGTTTTGAGCACTTGAAGAGCACTTGTGTCTAGAGCTGTAACTAACAATTAGTTTCATCACCAATTAAGGTcagaaaaaaagccttttaCAATTTCCCACAGTCCATGTCGCCAAAATACAAAGATGTTTACTTCAAAAgcatagaaaagaaaaacaacaaatattaaaattgtAGGAGTTGAAACCAGTAAATATGGGCCTTTtcgcttgaaaaaaaaatagttaaaacaATCAATAACCAAAAAAGACCGTCTAAAGTACAGTGAGAACTAACTGACGTGGACTAGAAAGTCTGGAACAAACGAGATGTGTGCGTGTAGGGCTTTCTGCCCAAAGCCTCCTTAGGTTTGCAATGTATTATTAACAGGCCCTCACCTCCTCTGACATGGGTTCAACAGTGGCAGGTCCCTCTGCGGCTGATCCAGCATCCACTGCTAGCTGCAGGACCCCCTGAAGGTTCTGTGGATATCTCCTAGTTGGTCTGTCTTCTGCCATGATGTGCACCGCTGATGAGCAAAACAAGAAACATCAACAAGACAAGGACAACCGGATTCAAAAATGACGTGCAGTAGACAGGGCCTGTGAAAATGAATCCAAAATACAGGAAGCAAACCCAGAAGACAGTTTTAAGCTTTACTCTCGGATGACCCCTGGCATTAACCTTGCACTACCTCTAGGACCCCATTCACTGCTATtcgacagtaacgttacagctcaTTAGTTTACATCACTAGAATCATgctaaatttaaaaacatttaaaaacgcaGTAACCCTATATAATCCTTAATCTTAGCACAATTTACCTTTACAAGAGTCCTATAAAGCTGTGTTGGAAAAATAGATACACTGCGTCTTTTTAAAACAAGTTAACTTCCCTTTATACACAGATACATGAATGCGCTAGAAGAACATTCTAGCTAACGTGTGGCAAGGAGGCTGCCATGCTGTACCGTAAACCTTGAACCAAATTGGCaagcaaaatgtttttccgaaCTCTTTCCTCATCTTTTGTGTCATTTAAGTATTCACATGTTCTATGCTAATTcagtactttaaaatgtataatattgTAAAACTGACAGTATTATAACCTTGGCATTTAAAAGGCACAACAGCAAACTACCTTTTTCTATGCAAACTCCACCTATTAGCGTGTTTAAGGTAAATCAGTGACGTT
It encodes:
- the hspbp1 gene encoding hsp70-binding protein 1, with the protein product MAEDRPTRRYPQNLQGVLQLAVDAGSAAEGPATVEPMSEERKTWLGDALAEVCKGPMDEVEQIKHCLAVLRKEGRSEREREGEEERDEEDEDERESAFELLSELCENLDNARDLMTLGGLELCLSQYLCHAQSGLRWRAAHLIATCAQNMSQVQVHLFSIGALPKLLQLTDSDPHPTVRVKALYAVSCLVREQEAGLQAFLSHDGFSMLMRGMQSDNEKLQTKSAFLLLNLLMSHPETKDTVVSMGMVQQLVSVLRTPHSDFHEHVLGALCCLVEDCPQGLKDCRNPALGLEELLRQLSKELQGKEESQEELDFCERMRVTCFRGQQSDDNGMDR